In Arthrobacter alpinus, a single window of DNA contains:
- the rpmF gene encoding 50S ribosomal protein L32 has product MAVPKRKMSRANTRARRSQWKATAPALVKTIENGQVVYSLPHQAKVVTDSAGTALFLEYKGRKVADV; this is encoded by the coding sequence GTGGCTGTTCCCAAGCGGAAGATGTCCCGTGCCAATACGCGCGCACGCCGTTCCCAGTGGAAGGCCACCGCGCCTGCTCTGGTCAAGACCATTGAAAACGGACAGGTTGTTTACAGCTTGCCGCACCAGGCCAAGGTCGTTACCGACTCAGCCGGCACCGCACTGTTCTTGGAGTACAAGGGCCGTAAGGTTGCTGACGTCTAA
- the rnc gene encoding ribonuclease III: MSAEIPSSELTDGHKLLLKRLGVSIDAGTLRLALTHRSYAYENGGLPTNERLEFLGDSILGFSVTDALYRDNPLLPEGDLAKRRSSVVSTRALASIGRSLGVGEFIYLGQGERLTKGRNKSSILADTMEALIGATYLTHGIEVARQLVMRLVGPLLADSAVLGAGTDWKTNIQEISAAQHLGSITYDITGVGPDHDRSFTARLIIGGQHYGTGTGPSKKEAERTAAAAAWIELEKRFDPKSSSADDAESSSAGTAAAAAPATAAE; the protein is encoded by the coding sequence ATGTCCGCAGAAATTCCATCATCGGAACTCACGGACGGACACAAGCTGCTCTTGAAGCGTCTCGGTGTCAGTATTGATGCCGGGACGCTTCGTCTTGCCCTGACACATAGGTCTTATGCCTATGAAAACGGTGGCCTCCCCACCAATGAGCGCCTCGAGTTCCTGGGCGATTCGATTCTGGGATTCTCCGTCACCGACGCGTTGTACCGCGATAACCCGCTGCTGCCCGAAGGTGACCTGGCCAAGCGCCGCTCCTCCGTGGTCTCCACGCGGGCTCTGGCTTCTATCGGCCGCTCCTTGGGTGTGGGTGAATTCATTTACCTGGGCCAGGGCGAACGACTTACCAAGGGCCGCAATAAATCCTCCATCCTGGCCGACACCATGGAAGCCCTCATCGGCGCCACTTACCTGACTCACGGGATCGAAGTTGCCCGCCAGCTGGTTATGCGCCTGGTAGGTCCGCTGTTGGCCGATTCCGCTGTGCTCGGCGCCGGGACCGACTGGAAAACCAACATCCAGGAAATCTCGGCAGCCCAGCACCTCGGCTCCATTACTTACGACATCACCGGCGTTGGCCCCGACCACGACCGCTCCTTCACCGCACGCCTGATCATCGGCGGCCAGCATTACGGCACCGGCACCGGCCCCTCCAAGAAGGAAGCCGAGCGCACCGCCGCCGCCGCTGCCTGGATTGAACTGGAAAAACGTTTCGATCCGAAATCTTCCTCCGCGGACGACGCCGAATCTTCCTCCGCGGGCACGGCGGCTGCCGCGGCCCCGGCGACTGCCGCAGAATAA
- the mutM gene encoding bifunctional DNA-formamidopyrimidine glycosylase/DNA-(apurinic or apyrimidinic site) lyase, with protein MPELPEVEVVRRGLERWIAGRQITDVSVPDPRSIRRHALGVEDFRGNLMGATVVDVVRRGKFLWMPLSDDPSSSAAPHTALVAHLGMSGQLLVESPEQPHEKHLKVRLSFSPRLDTPEELRFVDQRIFGGMFVTSLVPTADGMPGGCGMAVDGGLALIPEEAAHIGRDPLDPFFDMEALHQKLRARKTGLKRALLDQAFVSGIGNIYADEALWAAKMHYARRTETMRRPDTERIIHAARDVMVRALDAGGTSFDSLYVNVNGASGYFSRSLNAYGRDGEPCPRCGTLIKRESFMNRGSHFCPLCQRLR; from the coding sequence ATGCCAGAGCTGCCTGAGGTTGAGGTGGTTCGCCGTGGTCTGGAACGCTGGATCGCCGGGCGGCAAATTACGGATGTTTCCGTTCCTGACCCACGATCGATCCGCCGTCATGCCCTGGGCGTTGAAGATTTCCGAGGGAATCTAATGGGCGCTACCGTGGTGGACGTTGTTCGGCGTGGAAAATTCTTGTGGATGCCACTCAGCGATGACCCCTCGTCTTCTGCCGCGCCGCACACGGCACTCGTGGCCCACTTGGGCATGAGCGGACAGTTGTTGGTGGAATCGCCAGAGCAACCACACGAGAAGCATCTCAAGGTACGTTTGTCCTTCTCACCCCGTTTGGACACACCCGAGGAATTGCGCTTCGTTGACCAGCGGATCTTCGGCGGCATGTTTGTCACCTCCCTGGTTCCCACTGCAGACGGCATGCCCGGTGGCTGCGGCATGGCTGTCGATGGTGGACTGGCGCTCATCCCGGAGGAAGCTGCCCATATTGGCCGCGACCCCTTGGATCCCTTCTTTGACATGGAGGCTCTCCATCAAAAGCTGCGTGCTCGGAAGACGGGCCTGAAGCGAGCCTTGCTCGACCAAGCCTTTGTCTCCGGAATCGGCAATATCTACGCTGATGAGGCGTTGTGGGCGGCCAAGATGCACTATGCCCGGCGCACCGAGACCATGCGCCGGCCCGATACCGAACGGATCATTCATGCAGCCCGCGACGTCATGGTACGGGCGCTTGACGCCGGTGGGACCAGTTTTGACTCGCTGTACGTCAATGTCAATGGCGCTTCAGGCTACTTTTCCCGTTCACTAAACGCCTACGGTCGCGACGGAGAGCCTTGTCCGCGTTGTGGAACGTTGATCAAGCGTGAGAGCTTCATGAACCGTGGCTCGCACTTTTGCCCGCTGTGCCAGCGGTTGCGGTGA
- a CDS encoding NAD-dependent epimerase/dehydratase family protein, with translation MSASLQRRVLVTGTSGLLGRAVAQLLHDRGFLVRTLQRRAVDSPWESIQGSVVDPDVAARAVAGVGAVVHLAAKVSFTGEWSEFVSTNIVGTRQLIAAAQHEGVRDFVFVSSPSVAHFGSSIVGASAGSANPLLARGHYARSKAAAEEIALAADSPEFRVTAIRPHIVWGPGDSQLVERVVERARAGRLPLLDGGRALIDTTYVDNAAEAIVRGLERMDYAHGQALVVTNGEPRPVGELIAGICAAAGVRAPGYSVPGWLARGAGSVIEKAWTAAGSRGWVQDEPPMTRFLAEQLSTAHWFDQRHTQAVLDWKPAVSLDEGLELLAEHYREHPSPSR, from the coding sequence TTGAGTGCCTCCCTGCAGCGGAGGGTGCTGGTCACCGGCACCAGTGGCTTGCTGGGCCGTGCCGTTGCACAACTCCTCCATGACCGCGGTTTCTTGGTGCGAACCCTTCAGCGCCGAGCCGTGGATTCTCCTTGGGAATCCATTCAGGGCTCCGTGGTGGATCCGGATGTTGCGGCCCGCGCAGTGGCCGGTGTTGGCGCCGTGGTGCATTTGGCGGCGAAAGTTTCCTTCACGGGCGAGTGGAGCGAATTTGTCTCCACGAATATTGTGGGCACGCGTCAGCTCATTGCCGCCGCGCAGCATGAGGGTGTGCGGGACTTTGTGTTTGTCTCCTCACCGTCAGTTGCTCACTTCGGATCCTCGATTGTTGGTGCTTCCGCCGGATCTGCAAACCCTTTGCTGGCCCGCGGCCACTACGCCCGGTCCAAGGCAGCGGCTGAGGAAATTGCTTTGGCTGCCGACTCCCCCGAATTTCGAGTCACCGCCATTCGCCCGCACATCGTGTGGGGTCCCGGCGATAGTCAGCTGGTTGAGCGTGTGGTGGAACGGGCACGAGCCGGCCGTCTTCCCCTCTTGGATGGCGGCCGCGCCCTCATCGACACCACCTATGTGGACAATGCCGCCGAGGCCATCGTGCGCGGGCTCGAACGCATGGACTACGCCCACGGTCAAGCGCTGGTGGTCACGAACGGCGAGCCACGTCCGGTGGGCGAACTGATTGCCGGGATTTGTGCCGCCGCTGGCGTGCGGGCACCGGGCTATTCGGTGCCGGGTTGGCTGGCGCGAGGTGCCGGTTCCGTCATTGAGAAGGCGTGGACGGCTGCCGGTTCACGCGGCTGGGTCCAGGACGAACCACCCATGACCCGTTTCCTGGCCGAGCAGCTCTCCACGGCTCATTGGTTTGATCAGCGCCACACGCAGGCAGTGCTCGATTGGAAGCCGGCTGTTTCCTTGGATGAGGGTCTGGAACTGTTGGCGGAACACTACCGGGAGCATCCCTCACCTAGCAGGTAG
- a CDS encoding alpha/beta fold hydrolase — translation MVAVASGEVTDSEGASPAPWPGVRGEWQRTLAVPSTSDVDPSGSQRQWHYLDNESDVLATGQEPVGTLLCVHGNPTWSYLWRTLLAEATSPTTLAAGGPWRVIAVDQLDMGFSERTGTFRRLADRINDLSDFTDALALTGPVVSVGHDWGGLISLGWATRHREQLAAVVLTNTAVHPAGFALPPALKLALHPAVHKWGTTTSTAFLRITHGLGQPSLTEDVRDAFMAPYKTVARRAGVGNFVADIPFTTDHPSRTTLDTVAEDIGTLGVPAFMMWGPKDPVFSDRYLRDLVTRLPQADVHRFEGASHLVQEDRDIAAPTFAWLAKNVLSDGVFASSTTGAGDYVPMLAELDARREDTTTAVVDMLPAGEGTRGLSWAQLSRDVDDLAAGLRELGVKAGNRVSLLVPPGINLTTLIYSCLRLGAIIVVADAGLGTAGMSRAIKGAGPDYLIGIERALAGARLYNWPGVRIAADDFTPSTAGAKKAVLDVAATIPQLMANGRVVRLAGTPAVFGAPAPDDDAAVLFTSGSTGPAKGVVYTNRRLAAMRDTLKSTYRLEAGTALVAGFAPFALLGPALGATTVTPDMDVTAPRTLTAKALADAAAAISATVVFASPAALVNVVATAAELSPAQQKALADIKLVLSAGAPLAVPLLERVQTLAPNAALHTPYGMTEALPVTDIDLPGIRAAGVGNGVCVGTPVNGATVAIAPLSADGVVMPEPGTAPGVTGEILVRAPHVKERYDRLWITQQRSVSIPGWHRSGDVGHLDSEGRLWVEGRMEHILTTADGVKTPVAAEQAVELVTSVARAAIVGVGPAGTQAVVAIVETLPAVKRSGLAPVALAADVRAAARSLGLQLSAVLVIDAMPTDVRHNSKIDRAKLAQWAGRMLAGKKAGRP, via the coding sequence GTGGTAGCAGTGGCGTCCGGCGAAGTTACTGACTCTGAAGGTGCCAGTCCTGCTCCGTGGCCCGGCGTCCGAGGCGAATGGCAGCGAACCCTTGCGGTTCCCTCCACCTCCGACGTTGACCCCTCCGGCAGCCAACGCCAGTGGCACTATTTGGACAACGAATCCGACGTCCTCGCCACAGGCCAGGAACCGGTTGGCACATTGCTCTGCGTCCATGGGAACCCCACCTGGTCCTATCTGTGGCGCACTCTTCTGGCCGAGGCCACCTCTCCCACAACTCTCGCGGCCGGCGGCCCCTGGCGTGTGATCGCCGTAGACCAGCTGGACATGGGCTTCTCCGAGCGCACGGGCACCTTCCGCCGTCTGGCAGACCGCATCAACGACCTCTCCGACTTCACCGACGCATTGGCTCTCACCGGCCCCGTGGTCAGCGTGGGTCACGACTGGGGCGGCCTCATCTCCCTCGGCTGGGCCACCCGCCACCGCGAACAGCTCGCGGCGGTAGTCCTGACCAACACCGCTGTCCACCCGGCCGGCTTTGCGCTGCCCCCGGCACTGAAATTGGCACTGCACCCGGCCGTTCACAAGTGGGGCACGACGACGTCGACCGCCTTCTTGCGCATCACCCACGGCTTGGGCCAGCCCTCCTTGACAGAGGATGTCCGTGACGCGTTCATGGCACCGTACAAAACCGTTGCCCGCAGGGCTGGCGTGGGTAACTTCGTGGCGGATATTCCGTTCACAACCGACCACCCGTCCCGCACCACCCTCGATACGGTCGCGGAAGACATCGGCACCCTCGGCGTGCCCGCATTCATGATGTGGGGCCCCAAGGACCCGGTATTCTCGGACCGCTACCTGCGCGATCTGGTGACGCGTCTGCCCCAAGCAGATGTGCACCGTTTTGAAGGTGCCAGCCACCTGGTGCAGGAAGACCGTGACATCGCCGCCCCAACGTTTGCGTGGTTGGCGAAAAACGTCCTATCGGACGGCGTCTTTGCAAGCTCGACCACCGGCGCGGGCGACTACGTTCCGATGTTGGCCGAGCTGGATGCGCGGCGCGAGGACACCACCACGGCCGTTGTTGACATGCTGCCCGCTGGAGAAGGTACGCGCGGGCTCTCGTGGGCGCAGCTGTCCCGTGACGTTGATGACCTGGCCGCGGGCCTGCGTGAACTTGGCGTCAAGGCCGGGAACCGGGTGAGCCTTTTGGTTCCACCCGGCATCAACCTGACCACCTTGATCTACTCCTGCCTTCGTCTGGGGGCCATCATTGTGGTGGCCGATGCGGGTCTCGGAACGGCCGGAATGAGCCGCGCCATCAAAGGAGCGGGCCCCGATTATTTGATCGGCATTGAACGTGCGCTAGCTGGTGCCCGGCTATACAACTGGCCCGGTGTACGGATCGCGGCCGACGATTTTACGCCGTCCACCGCTGGTGCCAAGAAGGCGGTTCTGGACGTTGCCGCCACGATTCCCCAGCTCATGGCCAACGGCCGCGTGGTGCGGCTCGCCGGCACCCCGGCCGTCTTCGGCGCACCCGCGCCGGACGACGACGCGGCTGTGTTGTTCACCTCCGGGTCCACCGGACCGGCCAAGGGAGTTGTTTACACCAACCGCCGGCTGGCCGCGATGCGTGACACCTTGAAGTCAACGTATCGCTTGGAAGCAGGGACTGCCCTTGTGGCCGGCTTTGCCCCCTTCGCCCTGTTGGGTCCTGCCCTCGGCGCCACCACGGTAACCCCGGACATGGACGTCACGGCACCTCGCACGCTCACGGCCAAGGCTTTGGCCGATGCCGCAGCTGCCATCAGCGCAACTGTTGTTTTTGCCTCCCCGGCCGCCCTGGTCAATGTTGTGGCGACCGCTGCGGAACTTTCGCCGGCTCAGCAAAAGGCGCTGGCCGACATCAAGCTTGTCCTTTCAGCGGGTGCACCCCTGGCCGTGCCGCTCCTTGAGCGCGTCCAAACACTGGCGCCTAACGCCGCCTTGCACACGCCCTACGGGATGACCGAGGCCCTGCCCGTAACCGACATTGACCTGCCGGGCATTCGTGCCGCAGGCGTAGGCAATGGCGTCTGCGTTGGTACGCCCGTCAATGGCGCCACTGTGGCCATCGCGCCGCTTTCGGCGGACGGCGTTGTGATGCCCGAGCCAGGCACCGCTCCCGGAGTAACTGGCGAAATTCTGGTCCGCGCCCCGCACGTCAAGGAACGCTACGACCGTTTGTGGATCACGCAGCAGCGCAGCGTGTCAATTCCCGGATGGCACCGCAGCGGTGATGTGGGACATCTGGATTCGGAAGGACGTTTGTGGGTTGAGGGCCGGATGGAACACATCCTGACAACGGCCGACGGCGTCAAGACTCCGGTTGCCGCCGAGCAAGCCGTGGAACTCGTCACCTCCGTGGCACGTGCCGCGATTGTTGGTGTTGGCCCGGCCGGAACCCAGGCAGTTGTGGCAATCGTTGAGACCTTGCCGGCCGTGAAGCGTTCGGGATTGGCTCCCGTGGCGCTTGCTGCCGATGTGCGAGCGGCTGCACGTTCCTTGGGTTTGCAGCTCTCCGCCGTGCTGGTCATTGACGCGATGCCCACGGATGTTCGGCATAACTCGAAGATCGATCGGGCCAAGCTCGCACAGTGGGCGGGGCGCATGTTGGCGGGCAAAAAGGCTGGCCGGCCTTGA
- a CDS encoding 3-oxoacyl-ACP synthase III, whose product MIGNATFRHHNTALLAVSSIEAPVVVKSSDFDARLAPSLKRLKLSKRLLERVAGVEERRWWAPGTDFDDAAIEAGAKALAEAGIEAGQVGLLINTSVTRRNLEPSVAVKVHNGLGLPSSAMNFDVANACLGFVNGMTLAANMIDSGQIKYALIVAGEDAQATQETTFRRLNAETSTREDYLKEFATLTLGSGAAAAVIGPADLHPGGHRILGGVSRAGTQHHELCVGGPDGMFTDTKGLLDNGLELVTDAWHEAHTDGWDWRSMDRYVTHQVSNSYTNAIIKAVNLVKNRVPITFPKWGNVGPASLPMTLAQESQSLNPGDRVLCMGVGSGLNTAMMEIAW is encoded by the coding sequence TTGATCGGCAACGCTACGTTTCGTCACCATAACACCGCCTTGCTTGCGGTCTCCAGCATTGAGGCGCCGGTGGTGGTTAAATCCAGCGACTTTGACGCCCGTCTGGCCCCAAGCCTGAAGCGATTGAAACTCTCCAAGCGTCTTTTGGAGCGAGTTGCTGGTGTGGAGGAACGCCGCTGGTGGGCCCCGGGAACTGACTTTGACGACGCCGCCATCGAGGCAGGTGCCAAGGCACTTGCCGAGGCCGGAATCGAAGCCGGCCAGGTTGGTTTGCTGATCAACACCTCCGTGACCCGCCGCAACCTTGAACCCTCTGTTGCCGTTAAGGTTCACAACGGTCTGGGACTGCCCTCCTCCGCCATGAACTTTGACGTGGCCAATGCCTGCCTCGGCTTTGTCAACGGCATGACGCTGGCTGCCAACATGATCGACTCGGGCCAGATCAAGTACGCCCTCATCGTGGCCGGCGAAGATGCCCAGGCCACGCAGGAAACCACGTTCCGCCGCTTGAACGCCGAGACGTCCACTCGCGAGGACTACCTGAAGGAATTCGCCACGCTGACCCTCGGTTCCGGCGCTGCCGCTGCCGTCATTGGCCCGGCCGATCTGCACCCCGGAGGACACCGCATCCTGGGCGGCGTCTCCCGTGCAGGCACCCAGCACCATGAACTGTGCGTGGGCGGCCCGGATGGCATGTTCACCGACACCAAGGGTTTGCTGGACAACGGCCTGGAGCTGGTCACCGACGCGTGGCACGAGGCCCACACGGATGGTTGGGACTGGCGTTCCATGGACCGCTACGTCACCCACCAGGTCTCCAACTCCTACACGAACGCCATCATCAAGGCTGTGAACCTGGTCAAGAACCGCGTGCCCATCACGTTCCCCAAGTGGGGCAATGTGGGGCCGGCCTCGCTGCCCATGACTTTGGCCCAGGAATCCCAGAGCCTGAATCCGGGCGACCGCGTGCTGTGCATGGGCGTGGGCTCCGGGCTCAACACCGCGATGATGGAAATTGCGTGGTAG
- the smc gene encoding chromosome segregation protein SMC, giving the protein MHLKSLTVRGFKSFASATTFDFEPGVTAVVGPNGSGKSNVVDALAWVMGEQGAKTLRGGKMEDVIFAGTSGRPPLGRAHVALTIDNADGALPIDYAEVTISRTLFRAGGSEYAINGTSCRLLDIQELLSDSGLGREMHVIVGQGQLDKVLHATPEDRRGFIEEAAGILKHRRRKEKTLRKLEAMGANLARLSDLTGEIRRQLTPLGKQAAVARRAQSVQFDVRDARARLLADDIVTLSTAVERDEAAELALKNRREQVERQLQAGRKQQAGLEQAAAAATPVLNAARDNWYQLCATRDQLKALGALAAERQRHLGATDAAPDPSRDPDRLAEQAARLRAEEAELDMALEERRYGLETAMEIKEDAEAAVRAEEQRVREQMRATADRREGLARLAGKVSSARSRVESAEAEIGRLHQSKAAGADRHSAAVQEFAALESQVAGVEAGEARLDADYEVAAEALAELDAKHRAVSEEQLAAERERDSLTARRDALAIGLLRKDASAHLLEARPAGVLASMAQLVHVVPSHETAIAAALDAAAEGVAVSDPAAALNALELVKENDVGRVTLVVAGSTPPATSSSSDAVSRQTAAVVAAGAVSGAAVGRSQVQAPDELEQALDFLLAGVVLVPGLDQAKEVLAHDSRLTAVTAQGDVITTFYVKGGSATAPSLLELQAAVDETETSLRAATARVEQARFALAGLQGRRGELAQAEADALASLHESDARLAAVAERLGSLGATLRSAAGESQRHAQTLNAATENLAREQQALTEIAARLAKAQEAPAEVEPSMEERDTLAAAATAARTVEMETRLSLRSTEEALNTASTRAAALERAAATERMAREQAAQRANRRLFQAKKAAAVAAATKHILVFVEESITLAEQVRDEAEEQRATREVELMAVRAATFEAEKELAKLTDTVHKDEMARAAQRLRIETLENKSIEELGLSVDHLIREYGPETLVPLGPGVVTDKWAALRVEVDASGEQIREGTPFVREEQEKRLKRAERDLAALGKVNPLALEEFAALEERHQFLSSQLEDLKSSRRDLMDIIKEVDQRVEEVFTAAYADTAVQFERVFGRLFPGGEGRLVLTDPSDMLTTGIEVEARPAGKRIKRLSLLSGGERSLTAVALLVAIFKARPSPFYVMDEVEAALDDTNLGRLITIFEELRESSQLIIITHQKRTMDVADALYGVSMRGDGVSTVISQRMDRAAAG; this is encoded by the coding sequence TTGCATCTAAAAAGTCTTACCGTGCGCGGATTCAAGTCGTTCGCCTCGGCCACCACCTTCGACTTTGAACCCGGTGTCACAGCCGTAGTAGGCCCCAACGGGTCCGGCAAGTCCAACGTGGTTGATGCGCTGGCCTGGGTCATGGGGGAACAAGGCGCGAAGACGCTGCGTGGCGGCAAAATGGAAGACGTCATCTTTGCCGGTACCTCCGGCCGCCCACCACTGGGCCGCGCCCACGTTGCCCTCACGATTGACAACGCCGACGGCGCCCTGCCGATCGACTACGCCGAGGTCACTATCTCACGCACCCTCTTCAGGGCTGGCGGATCCGAGTACGCCATCAATGGCACCTCCTGCCGGTTGCTTGATATTCAGGAGCTACTCTCCGACTCCGGTTTGGGCCGGGAGATGCATGTCATTGTGGGACAGGGGCAGCTCGATAAGGTGTTGCACGCAACGCCGGAGGACCGCCGCGGCTTCATCGAGGAAGCAGCCGGAATCCTCAAACACCGCCGGCGCAAGGAAAAAACGCTGCGCAAGCTGGAGGCCATGGGGGCAAACCTGGCCAGGCTGAGCGACCTAACCGGGGAGATCCGCCGTCAGCTGACCCCGTTGGGTAAGCAGGCCGCCGTGGCCAGGCGCGCCCAGTCGGTGCAATTTGATGTCCGTGATGCCAGGGCCCGCCTGCTGGCCGATGACATCGTGACCTTAAGCACCGCCGTCGAACGGGACGAGGCGGCCGAGTTGGCGCTGAAAAACCGACGAGAACAGGTGGAACGGCAGCTGCAGGCCGGCCGTAAACAGCAGGCCGGGTTGGAACAAGCTGCTGCCGCCGCCACTCCCGTGCTCAACGCTGCCCGTGACAACTGGTACCAGCTGTGCGCCACCCGTGATCAGCTCAAGGCCTTGGGTGCCCTCGCCGCGGAACGCCAGCGTCACCTGGGTGCAACGGATGCCGCTCCCGATCCCAGCCGCGATCCGGACCGGCTCGCCGAGCAGGCAGCACGATTGCGCGCCGAGGAAGCCGAGCTGGACATGGCGCTCGAGGAACGGCGCTATGGACTGGAAACGGCCATGGAGATCAAGGAAGACGCAGAGGCAGCCGTCCGCGCCGAGGAACAGCGTGTGCGTGAGCAAATGCGTGCCACCGCCGATCGTCGTGAGGGGTTGGCCCGCCTGGCCGGCAAGGTGTCCTCGGCCCGTTCTCGCGTCGAATCGGCAGAAGCTGAGATTGGCCGCCTGCACCAGAGCAAGGCAGCCGGCGCGGATCGTCACAGCGCCGCTGTGCAGGAGTTTGCCGCATTGGAATCGCAGGTGGCGGGCGTGGAAGCCGGCGAGGCACGCCTTGACGCCGACTACGAGGTCGCCGCCGAGGCGCTGGCCGAACTCGACGCCAAGCACCGAGCGGTGAGCGAAGAGCAGCTCGCCGCTGAACGAGAACGCGATTCCCTGACCGCAAGGCGTGACGCCCTGGCCATTGGTTTGCTGCGCAAGGATGCCAGCGCCCACCTGCTCGAGGCCCGGCCGGCCGGTGTCCTAGCCTCCATGGCGCAGCTCGTCCATGTTGTCCCCAGCCATGAAACAGCCATTGCCGCAGCCCTGGACGCCGCAGCCGAAGGTGTTGCCGTGAGCGATCCAGCAGCCGCGCTCAATGCGCTGGAACTGGTCAAGGAGAACGACGTCGGTCGGGTCACCCTTGTGGTGGCTGGCTCCACCCCTCCGGCTACCAGCTCCTCGAGCGACGCCGTCTCTCGGCAGACTGCAGCGGTGGTGGCGGCTGGTGCGGTGTCTGGTGCCGCCGTCGGACGTTCACAAGTGCAGGCTCCGGATGAACTTGAGCAAGCACTCGATTTCCTCTTGGCTGGCGTTGTGCTGGTTCCCGGCCTGGATCAAGCCAAGGAAGTCCTTGCCCACGATTCCCGGCTGACGGCGGTCACGGCGCAGGGCGATGTCATCACCACGTTCTACGTCAAGGGCGGTTCAGCGACGGCGCCGTCGCTGTTGGAGCTGCAGGCCGCCGTGGATGAGACCGAGACTTCGCTGCGGGCGGCCACGGCGCGAGTCGAGCAGGCCCGCTTTGCGTTGGCTGGGTTGCAGGGGCGGCGCGGGGAACTGGCTCAGGCGGAAGCGGATGCGCTCGCATCGCTTCACGAATCCGACGCACGGCTAGCTGCAGTTGCCGAACGGCTGGGATCGTTGGGGGCTACCTTGCGATCGGCAGCGGGGGAGTCGCAGCGGCATGCCCAGACGTTGAATGCGGCCACGGAAAACTTGGCCCGGGAGCAGCAGGCCTTGACGGAGATCGCCGCGCGGCTGGCCAAGGCCCAAGAGGCTCCCGCGGAGGTGGAGCCCTCCATGGAGGAACGCGACACCTTGGCGGCTGCCGCAACGGCGGCCCGCACCGTGGAGATGGAAACCCGGCTTTCCTTGCGCAGCACGGAGGAGGCGCTCAATACTGCAAGCACCCGGGCTGCCGCCTTGGAACGTGCCGCGGCAACCGAGCGGATGGCCAGGGAGCAAGCCGCCCAGCGCGCCAATCGCAGGCTTTTTCAGGCAAAGAAGGCGGCCGCTGTGGCCGCGGCAACGAAACATATATTGGTGTTTGTCGAAGAGTCCATCACTTTGGCCGAGCAGGTCCGGGATGAGGCTGAGGAACAGCGGGCTACCCGCGAGGTGGAGCTCATGGCCGTCCGTGCCGCCACTTTTGAGGCCGAGAAGGAACTGGCCAAACTCACGGACACCGTCCACAAGGACGAGATGGCCCGGGCCGCCCAACGTTTGCGGATTGAAACACTGGAAAACAAGTCGATTGAGGAACTTGGTCTGAGCGTGGACCACCTTATCCGTGAGTATGGCCCCGAGACGCTCGTGCCGCTGGGTCCGGGTGTGGTCACCGACAAGTGGGCCGCGCTGCGCGTTGAGGTGGACGCATCCGGGGAACAAATCCGCGAGGGCACCCCCTTTGTGCGCGAGGAGCAGGAAAAACGGCTCAAGCGGGCCGAACGCGATCTGGCCGCATTGGGCAAGGTCAACCCGCTCGCGCTGGAGGAGTTTGCCGCCCTTGAGGAACGCCACCAGTTCCTCTCGTCACAGCTGGAGGACCTCAAGTCCAGTCGCAGGGACCTCATGGACATCATCAAAGAGGTGGACCAGCGGGTCGAGGAGGTCTTCACGGCCGCATATGCCGACACCGCCGTGCAATTTGAGCGTGTGTTTGGCCGGCTGTTCCCTGGCGGCGAGGGTCGGCTGGTCCTGACGGACCCCTCCGACATGCTCACGACCGGCATTGAGGTGGAGGCGCGTCCCGCCGGCAAACGGATTAAACGGCTCTCGCTGCTCTCCGGTGGGGAGCGCTCGCTGACGGCCGTGGCACTGCTCGTGGCGATCTTCAAGGCCCGCCCCTCGCCGTTCTACGTCATGGATGAGGTGGAGGCCGCGCTGGATGACACTAACCTGGGCCGGCTCATCACCATCTTTGAGGAACTGCGCGAGTCCAGCCAGCTCATCATCATCACGCACCAAAAGCGCACCATGGACGTGGCCGACGCCCTCTATGGCGTGTCCATGAGGGGCGACGGCGTCTCAACGGTCATCAGCCAGCGGATGGACCGCGCCGCCGCCGGTTAG
- a CDS encoding GNAT family N-acetyltransferase, with amino-acid sequence MSTPVDTENLTVLSLPLSDHRVRPLLDELAVEYETRYADLFGAGNAAAELNKYPAEEFAAPDGAVLIIQENGVSVAGGAFRRYSQDTAEFKRIWTHSQHRRRGLARRVLAELEATAVDLGYSRVYLTTGPRQPEARGLYLNTGYEAHFDVDAAPETLPFLAFSKDLPGN; translated from the coding sequence ATGAGCACACCCGTAGACACCGAGAACCTCACCGTCTTGTCCCTACCTTTGTCGGACCATCGTGTCCGCCCGCTCCTTGACGAGCTGGCCGTGGAATACGAGACCCGGTATGCGGATCTGTTCGGTGCCGGCAACGCGGCGGCCGAACTCAACAAGTACCCGGCGGAAGAATTCGCCGCGCCGGACGGTGCCGTGCTGATCATCCAGGAGAACGGAGTCTCGGTGGCAGGCGGTGCCTTCCGCCGCTATTCTCAAGACACCGCCGAATTTAAGCGGATATGGACCCATTCACAACATCGCCGCCGCGGCCTTGCGCGCCGCGTGCTGGCGGAACTGGAGGCCACGGCCGTGGACCTTGGCTACAGCCGCGTCTACCTAACCACGGGCCCGCGCCAACCCGAAGCCAGGGGCCTGTACCTCAATACCGGTTATGAGGCCCATTTCGACGTTGACGCAGCGCCAGAGACTCTCCCTTTCCTGGCATTCAGCAAAGATCTTCCGGGAAACTGA